A stretch of Kryptolebias marmoratus isolate JLee-2015 linkage group LG24, ASM164957v2, whole genome shotgun sequence DNA encodes these proteins:
- the ghrhrl gene encoding growth hormone releasing hormone receptor, like: MSCLCFRGMFLTLCLAQTTLSRLHPECEYIFQLEKEERQCLQYIAELGNRSTEGCWPFWDAVACWPQAVTGETVQRGCPAVFSLFRNNTGSVSRNCTSRGWSKPFPPYHVACNVDDDIPETEESYFANVKLIYTIGYSISLGVLAVAVFILLLFRRLRCARNFIHIQLFLTFILKSVSVFIKDSTLFSSDDTNHCTLSTFACKASVVFCHYCVMANFFWLLVEALYLNSLLLSSFYHSRRCLWGFGLLGWGVPVFFIVLWIGSRVYFEDTECWDFNEDSPYWWIIKGPIVVSIAVNFMLFVNIIRILIQKLNPRLIQFNNSSQYRRLAKSTLLLIPLFGTHYMFFNFLPDYFNVNLRLCIELCMGSFQGLLVAVLYCFLNQEVQKEVHMQWLRWQERSYGVVSPAAKGSQMDTPF; this comes from the exons aTGTCCTGTCTCTGCTTCAGAGGGATGTTTCTCACTCTGTGTTTGGCTCAAACT ACCTTGTCCCGTCTGCACCCCGAGTGCGAGTACATATTTcagctggagaaggaggagcGCCAGTGCCTTCAGTACATTGCTGAGCTGGGAAACAGAAGCACGGAAg GTTGCTGGCCGTTCTGGGATGCTGTCGCCTGCTGGCCTCAAGCAGTCACCGGGGAAACGGTCCAGCGAGGGTGTCCTgcagttttctctcttttcaggAACAACACAG GGTCAGTGAGCCGAAACTGCACCAGCAGAGGCTGGTCGAAGCCTTTCCCACCGTACCATGTCGCCTGCAACGTGGATGATGACATTCCTGAG ACTGAGGAGTCGTACTTCGCCAATGTGAAGCTGATATACACCATCGGCTACAGCATCTCCCTGGGGGTGCTGGCTGTTGCTGTTTTCATCCTGCTGCTCTTCAG GAGGCTCCGATGTGCCAGGAACTTTATTCACATCCAGCTCTTTCTTACTTTCATCCTGAAATCGGTGTCGGTTTTCATAAAAGATTCGACTTTGTTCTCAAGCGATGACACCAATCACTGCACCCTCTCCACA TTTGCCTGCAAGGCgtctgttgttttctgtcactacTGTGTGATGGCTAATTTCTTTTGGCTCCTGGTGGAGGCGCTCTACCTCAATTCGCTGCTGCTCTCCTCCTTCTATCACAGCCGTCGATGCCTCTGGGGCTTCGGCTTGCTCGGTTGGG GTGTCCCTGTCTTCTTCATAGTTCTGTGGATTGGATCCAGGGTGTACTTTGAGGACACAGA ATGTTGGGACTTCAATGAGGACTCGCCCTACTGGTGGATCATCAAGGGACCAATTGTCGTCTCTATAGCG GTGAATTTTATGCTCTTTGTAAATATAATCAGAATCCTGATCCAGAAACTCAATCCTCGGCTGATTCAGTTCAATAACTCCTCTCAGTACAG ACGCCTGGCCAAGTccaccctcctcctcatccCTTTGTTTGGAACCCACTACATGTTCTTCAATTTTCTGCCTGACTACTTCAACGTTAACCTGCGCCTCTGTATCGAGCTCTGCATGGGATCCTTTCAG GGGCTTCTTGTTGCTGTCCTCTACTGCTTCCTCAATCAAGAG gTGCAAAAGGAGGTCCACATGCAGTGGCTGAGGTGGCAGGAGAGGAGTTACGGCGTGGTTTCACCTGCTGCAAAGGGCAGCCAGATGGACACACCCTTCTGA